A stretch of the Mycobacterium shigaense genome encodes the following:
- a CDS encoding TetR/AcrR family transcriptional regulator: MSLNPIVAPQRRRGRALQEALLDSAWAELTERGYDDFTIDAVAVRAGTSRAVLYRRWSSKQELVIATLAHAAGKDVVVAPDTGSLRGDVIGLLREANKVRIGLAAQVFSQLGSLYRETGTSLADLSAFVRGGRDSAMEQALQRAIDRGEIERDRVTERIGRLPADLWRHEILMTLRPLTDEAIEEIVDTIFLPLVGARMPESPR; encoded by the coding sequence ATGTCTCTTAATCCGATTGTCGCGCCACAGCGCCGGCGAGGGCGTGCGCTGCAGGAGGCGCTGCTGGACTCGGCGTGGGCCGAGTTGACCGAGCGTGGCTACGACGACTTCACCATCGACGCCGTCGCCGTGCGGGCCGGCACCAGCCGCGCCGTGCTGTACCGCCGCTGGTCCAGCAAGCAGGAGCTCGTCATTGCGACATTGGCCCATGCGGCGGGCAAAGACGTGGTGGTTGCCCCCGACACCGGCAGCCTGCGAGGCGACGTCATCGGCCTGCTGCGGGAAGCCAACAAGGTCAGGATCGGGTTGGCGGCGCAGGTGTTCAGCCAGCTCGGCAGCCTCTATCGCGAAACCGGCACCAGCTTGGCCGACCTCAGCGCCTTTGTCCGCGGTGGCCGGGACTCCGCCATGGAGCAGGCACTGCAGCGGGCCATCGATCGAGGCGAGATCGAGCGCGACCGCGTGACCGAGCGAATCGGGCGGTTACCCGCCGATCTGTGGCGTCACGAAATCCTGATGACGTTGCGGCCGCTGACCGACGAGGCCATCGAAGAGATCGTCGACACGATCTTTCTGCCGCTGGTGGGCGCTCGGATGCCCGAATCGCCGCGTTGA
- a CDS encoding FAD-dependent monooxygenase, whose translation MRILVSGAGVAGLSAAINLGADGHDVTLVERADHLRVNGSPIDIRGDSIAVADKMGVLTEILDHRIDMTERVQFVDANGAVVAEIPEDLGDSPDDIEIPREDLTNILHRRLGPSAKLRFCESITEIGDDGRGVDVRFSSGAAERYDLVVGADGMHSAVRRLTFGPEQQFLHHLGFYIALANLPDYTPSGRNNPMYNFPGHLAGIATYRDKALAVLIFRSPWIDYDYHDPAAQQRILSDAFAGHSEWRVPELVAAAVTDPELYFDSVSQIHMPRWHRGHVVLVGDAAHCASPLSGRGTALALTGAWFLAKALRDRPGGPRRAFEQYEHDQRPHVLRSQATAAPGGDRLVPATQEQIDARNRGLRPAGHTRTASSKPSSSGN comes from the coding sequence ATGCGGATTCTCGTCTCCGGTGCCGGCGTCGCGGGCCTGAGCGCGGCGATCAACCTCGGCGCCGACGGCCACGACGTCACCCTCGTCGAACGCGCCGACCATCTGCGCGTCAACGGATCCCCCATCGACATCCGCGGTGACTCGATTGCCGTCGCCGACAAGATGGGCGTACTCACCGAGATCCTCGACCACCGCATCGACATGACCGAGCGCGTGCAGTTCGTCGACGCCAACGGCGCCGTGGTCGCCGAAATCCCCGAGGACCTCGGCGACTCCCCCGACGACATCGAAATCCCGCGCGAAGACCTCACCAACATCCTGCACAGGCGCCTCGGGCCGTCGGCCAAGCTGCGGTTCTGTGAATCGATCACCGAGATCGGCGACGACGGCCGCGGCGTCGACGTCCGATTCAGCTCGGGCGCGGCCGAACGCTACGACCTGGTCGTGGGCGCCGACGGAATGCATTCCGCCGTCCGCCGGCTCACGTTCGGGCCCGAGCAACAGTTTCTCCACCACCTCGGCTTCTACATCGCACTGGCCAACCTGCCCGACTACACGCCATCCGGGCGCAACAACCCGATGTACAACTTCCCGGGCCACCTGGCCGGCATCGCCACCTATCGCGATAAAGCATTGGCGGTCTTGATCTTTCGCTCGCCTTGGATCGACTACGACTATCATGACCCGGCGGCACAGCAGCGGATCCTTTCCGATGCGTTTGCCGGCCACAGCGAATGGCGGGTCCCCGAGTTGGTCGCCGCCGCGGTCACGGACCCCGAGCTCTATTTCGATTCGGTCAGCCAGATCCACATGCCGCGTTGGCATCGCGGTCACGTCGTCCTGGTCGGCGATGCCGCGCACTGCGCCTCGCCGCTGTCCGGGCGAGGCACCGCCCTCGCACTGACAGGCGCCTGGTTTCTGGCCAAAGCCTTGCGCGACCGTCCCGGCGGCCCGCGCCGGGCGTTCGAGCAATACGAACACGATCAGCGACCCCACGTCCTCCGCTCCCAGGCGACCGCGGCGCCGGGCGGTGACCGGCTGGTACCGGCCACCCAGGAGCAGATCGACGCGCGCAACCGCGGCTTGAGGCCGGCCGGCCACACGCGGACGGCGAGCTCGAAGCCCTCGTCGAGCGGCAACTGA
- a CDS encoding TetR/AcrR family transcriptional regulator has product MVRPARQRNPRGQGGLLRDEILSAAIHVIDQAQNEVEVSLRSIARAAGISTMSVYSHFADRDAVLAAVAELSWQQVCQDIVEQAHAGETPRSRLLLGCRAYVAFAQRFPLRYSLMTQVDEAPPAARQALAVMTRGLLAIGDTEATGSADGVSDKTAAALSVALHGVAMLHRTDTPHLWLHDFSTCDIIGSLVDAAVLQIEHAGSARAAAKRSGGAARARAT; this is encoded by the coding sequence ATGGTTCGACCAGCTCGACAGCGAAATCCGCGCGGTCAGGGGGGGTTGCTGCGCGACGAGATTCTTAGTGCCGCGATCCATGTCATCGACCAGGCCCAGAATGAAGTAGAGGTTTCGCTGCGCAGCATCGCCCGTGCCGCGGGGATATCGACGATGTCGGTGTACTCCCACTTTGCCGACCGCGACGCGGTCCTGGCGGCCGTCGCCGAATTGAGCTGGCAGCAGGTCTGTCAGGACATCGTCGAGCAGGCCCACGCGGGCGAGACCCCAAGGTCTCGCTTGCTGCTCGGCTGCCGGGCTTATGTGGCGTTCGCACAACGCTTTCCGCTTCGATATTCGCTGATGACCCAGGTCGATGAGGCCCCGCCGGCCGCCCGCCAGGCCCTCGCGGTGATGACGCGTGGGCTACTCGCCATCGGGGACACCGAAGCCACCGGTTCCGCGGACGGCGTCTCGGACAAAACCGCCGCCGCCCTGTCGGTCGCCCTGCACGGGGTCGCCATGCTGCATCGGACCGATACACCGCACCTTTGGCTGCACGATTTCAGCACGTGCGACATCATCGGCAGCCTCGTCGACGCGGCGGTGCTGCAAATCGAACACGCCGGCAGCGCGCGGGCCGCGGCCAAGCGGTCGGGGGGCGCCGCGCGGGCGCGGGCCACCTGA